From one Leptospira paudalimensis genomic stretch:
- a CDS encoding hybrid sensor histidine kinase/response regulator, protein MQIAPLPKNEAARLSALKGLEILDTPEEEMFDEITKLASMICNAPISLVSLIDETRQWFKSHHGLKARETPRSLAFCSHAILGDEMFVIPNAKRDNRFKNNPLVNGDPNVIFYAGIPLALDDQIKLGTLCVIDNKPRELNEEQLQMLRLLGKQTVRLLQMRKDRDKLEIEKRSAERANAAKRDFIAAISHDIRNPLNSLLGMSEMIREQPIPESIHHYVDHIKNAGEVILNLVNDTIELSRLEENASVLNNEWFHLSQCLDVYHNFFKQETKRKKIEFQLKNEISETVYLLSDKRKLEKIIWNLTANAVKFTHHGSVNCHVYLETKADENANLIIEIKDTGPGISPEIKDRLFQKYNEFVPEGCEISGSGLGLSIVKLSLEEMNGEINVESKIGEGSTFKVKIPTVWKREEFSPEQKNLSNQKDSNLPNFNSRKKVLIADDNELNRKVLKNYLKPLPFDIVEANNGIETERILGSDQFDIAFLDIEMPGKHGTEIAKALSSEKTKPILFACTGLCMPEEKEHILNSGFEYFMPKPYLKEELYSHLAEIAKKHP, encoded by the coding sequence ATGCAGATTGCTCCCCTGCCGAAAAATGAAGCCGCAAGACTCTCCGCTCTAAAAGGCCTTGAGATCCTCGACACTCCTGAAGAGGAAATGTTCGATGAAATCACAAAACTTGCTTCGATGATCTGCAATGCTCCGATTTCTCTTGTGAGCCTCATTGATGAAACCAGACAATGGTTTAAATCCCACCATGGACTTAAAGCCAGAGAAACTCCACGTTCCCTTGCCTTTTGTTCCCATGCCATTTTGGGAGACGAGATGTTTGTCATTCCGAATGCCAAACGTGACAATCGATTCAAAAACAACCCACTCGTGAATGGGGATCCCAATGTGATATTTTATGCAGGGATCCCACTTGCTTTGGATGACCAAATCAAATTGGGAACTCTTTGTGTCATCGATAACAAACCACGAGAACTGAACGAAGAACAATTACAGATGTTACGCCTTCTTGGGAAACAAACCGTTCGACTTCTGCAAATGCGTAAAGACAGAGACAAACTCGAAATTGAAAAAAGATCAGCTGAACGAGCAAACGCTGCCAAACGAGATTTTATCGCAGCCATTAGCCATGACATTCGGAATCCTTTAAATTCCCTGCTTGGAATGTCGGAAATGATCAGGGAACAACCCATTCCAGAATCCATTCATCATTATGTGGACCACATCAAAAATGCAGGGGAAGTGATCCTCAATTTAGTAAACGATACGATTGAGTTATCTCGCTTAGAAGAAAATGCATCAGTTTTAAATAACGAATGGTTCCACTTAAGCCAATGTTTGGATGTGTACCATAATTTTTTCAAACAAGAAACCAAACGAAAAAAAATTGAATTCCAATTGAAGAACGAAATTTCAGAAACAGTATACTTACTTTCTGACAAACGGAAACTGGAAAAAATCATTTGGAACCTAACAGCAAATGCTGTCAAATTCACTCACCATGGTTCTGTTAATTGCCATGTTTACTTAGAAACAAAAGCAGATGAAAATGCAAATTTAATCATCGAAATCAAAGACACAGGCCCTGGGATTTCACCAGAGATCAAAGACCGACTCTTTCAAAAGTACAATGAATTTGTTCCAGAAGGTTGTGAAATTTCGGGCTCTGGCCTTGGTTTGTCCATCGTCAAACTTTCGTTAGAAGAGATGAATGGTGAGATCAATGTGGAATCTAAGATAGGCGAAGGCAGTACATTCAAAGTGAAAATTCCTACCGTTTGGAAACGGGAAGAATTCTCCCCTGAACAAAAAAACCTTTCGAACCAAAAAGATTCTAATCTTCCCAATTTTAACTCTCGCAAAAAAGTTCTCATCGCTGACGACAACGAACTGAACCGAAAGGTTTTGAAGAATTACTTAAAACCACTGCCGTTTGATATTGTGGAGGCAAATAATGGGATCGAAACAGAAAGGATTTTAGGATCGGACCAATTTGACATCGCCTTTCTCGACATTGAGATGCCTGGAAAACATGGAACAGAGATAGCGAAAGCTCTTTCCTCGGAAAAAACAAAACCCATTTTGTTTGCCTGTACGGGTCTTTGTATGCCAGAAGAAAAGGAACATATTTTAAACTCTGGGTTTGAGTACTTTATGCCAAAACCCTATTTAAAAGAAGAATTGTACTCCCATTTAGCAGAAATCGCCAAAAAACACCCGTAA
- a CDS encoding SAM-dependent methyltransferase, with protein sequence MNFTDSNKKEESSSFSINSLLEKDIFPDWLIRFRIRQLLDLRIKQERKENATAQLTHKMNYVNSLKNSPIAVHTDAANEQHYEVPSEFFTYVMGPRMKYSSGYWPTLDTTFAESEEEMLRITVERAEIKNGMRVLDLGCGWGSISLYIAEKFPKCKVTGVSNSRTQKEFIDKRAKERGLKNLTIITKDMNEFTTKDKFDRIVSVEMLEHMKNYEKLFEKLSKFLVADGKFFVHIFTHKEFAYPFEVIDETDWMAKYFFTGGQMPSDDLFLYFQKDFLIENHWVVNGTHYARTSEAWYENMIENKDKLMPILASTYGEKETTKWFVYWKVFFLACAELWGYRNGEEWFVSHYLFRKR encoded by the coding sequence ATGAATTTCACTGATTCTAACAAAAAGGAAGAGTCATCTTCGTTTAGTATCAACTCACTTTTAGAAAAGGATATTTTCCCGGATTGGCTCATTCGTTTCCGTATCCGGCAGTTATTGGATTTACGCATCAAACAAGAACGTAAAGAAAATGCCACAGCACAACTGACGCATAAAATGAATTATGTGAATTCACTTAAAAATTCACCCATTGCCGTTCATACGGATGCCGCAAACGAACAACACTACGAAGTCCCAAGTGAATTTTTTACCTATGTGATGGGACCAAGGATGAAATACTCTTCCGGGTATTGGCCAACACTTGATACAACTTTTGCCGAATCCGAAGAGGAAATGTTACGCATCACTGTGGAACGTGCGGAGATTAAAAATGGGATGCGTGTCCTTGATCTCGGTTGTGGTTGGGGCAGTATCTCTCTCTACATTGCTGAAAAATTTCCAAAATGTAAAGTAACAGGTGTTTCCAATTCCCGTACCCAAAAAGAATTCATCGACAAACGTGCCAAAGAAAGAGGATTAAAAAACCTCACCATCATCACAAAAGACATGAATGAGTTCACCACAAAAGACAAATTCGATCGCATTGTGTCTGTGGAAATGTTAGAACATATGAAAAACTATGAGAAACTCTTCGAAAAATTATCCAAGTTTCTTGTGGCAGATGGAAAGTTTTTTGTACATATCTTCACACATAAAGAATTTGCATATCCCTTTGAAGTGATTGATGAAACGGATTGGATGGCGAAGTATTTTTTCACCGGTGGGCAGATGCCTTCTGATGATTTGTTTTTGTATTTCCAAAAGGACTTTCTCATTGAAAACCACTGGGTAGTCAATGGAACTCATTATGCAAGGACATCTGAAGCTTGGTATGAAAACATGATTGAAAACAAGGATAAACTAATGCCTATCCTTGCGAGTACTTACGGCGAAAAAGAAACTACCAAATGGTTTGTGTATTGGAAAGTTTTCTTTCTCGCCTGTGCAGAGTTATGGGGTTATCGAAACGGAGAAGAGTGGTTTGTGAGCCACTACTTGTTTCGAAAACGCTGA
- a CDS encoding KamA family radical SAM protein — protein sequence MTWSDWKWQLQNRITTLADLEKEITLTEEERDSFARAYEQFQFAVTPYYLQQLDKNNPHCPIRKQILPRAGELVRKPNETEDPLAEETHMPVKGVTHRYPDRAIWYISHVCAVYCRFCTRKRKVSDPEETPNRMEWEKALDYFRKQTKLREVILSGGDPLTLSDSSLDALLSELKQIPHLNQIRIHTRHPVTMPMRLTESLNSVFSKHFPLYMVTHFNHPNEISEETKFYVMRMIKKGHVSVFNQSVLLSGINDDAEILSDLNYKLISIGIKPYYLHQCDEVFGSSDFVVPMEKGIEIYRKLRGYHSGITIPNYVKDLTGGGGKVLLSPEYLQKKTENGYLFQNYLGDEYEVGH from the coding sequence ATGACTTGGTCCGATTGGAAATGGCAATTGCAAAACCGCATCACTACTTTAGCGGATTTGGAAAAGGAGATCACTCTCACAGAGGAAGAAAGGGATTCCTTTGCACGCGCCTATGAACAGTTCCAATTTGCAGTAACACCTTATTATTTACAACAATTGGACAAAAACAACCCCCATTGTCCCATCCGCAAACAAATCCTACCTCGGGCAGGAGAACTGGTTCGTAAACCCAATGAAACCGAGGATCCACTCGCCGAGGAAACTCATATGCCTGTGAAAGGTGTGACCCACCGTTACCCTGACCGTGCGATCTGGTACATCTCTCATGTCTGCGCAGTGTATTGCCGTTTTTGTACAAGGAAACGAAAGGTCTCCGATCCAGAAGAAACTCCGAACCGTATGGAATGGGAAAAGGCTTTGGATTACTTTCGCAAGCAAACCAAACTCCGAGAAGTGATCCTCTCTGGTGGTGACCCGCTCACCCTTTCTGATTCGTCTTTGGATGCACTACTTTCCGAACTCAAACAAATCCCTCATTTGAACCAAATCCGAATCCACACTCGTCACCCAGTGACAATGCCCATGCGTCTCACTGAAAGTTTAAATTCTGTTTTTTCCAAACACTTCCCTCTCTACATGGTCACTCATTTTAACCATCCCAATGAAATTTCAGAAGAAACAAAATTCTATGTTATGCGAATGATAAAAAAAGGGCATGTTTCGGTTTTTAACCAGTCTGTTTTGTTATCTGGCATTAATGATGATGCTGAAATTTTATCTGACTTAAATTACAAATTGATTTCCATCGGGATCAAACCTTATTACCTCCACCAATGTGATGAAGTATTTGGAAGTTCTGATTTTGTTGTGCCTATGGAAAAAGGGATAGAGATTTATCGTAAACTCAGAGGATACCACTCAGGGATCACAATCCCAAATTATGTTAAAGACCTAACTGGTGGTGGTGGGAAAGTATTATTATCTCCAGAGTATTTACAAAAAAAAACAGAGAATGGGTACCTTTTTCAAAATTATCTAGGAGATGAATATGAAGTGGGCCACTAA
- a CDS encoding nucleotidyltransferase family protein produces the protein MEFEALNPNLYAQVLDELELIPSTKPYQILFYGSRERGDYHPDSDLNFYLVAHSTDQMKSQFIDSISRALQKLEDVAPVNMIAGDADSLRHRLKISEPGSVQLLEASSVFFGEGIFEDLKADWDKWKEREIPKSDLIQYLEKRIRFFKQQVTRNAKDEIAQLERITTLTLHIWALQNIEDLTHIELLKMDTPDQLVPLFTNLYRKELEAPIWELLELQTKVRKLKVDIRWKRDVSREDIHETKYKLISLRNDEEFMMNLWA, from the coding sequence ATGGAATTTGAAGCACTAAACCCGAATCTCTATGCACAGGTCTTGGATGAACTCGAACTCATCCCAAGCACAAAACCCTACCAAATTCTATTTTATGGTTCCAGAGAACGTGGGGATTACCACCCAGACTCCGACTTAAATTTTTATCTCGTGGCTCATTCTACAGACCAGATGAAGTCACAATTCATTGATTCGATTTCCAGAGCCTTACAAAAATTAGAGGATGTGGCTCCTGTGAATATGATTGCAGGGGATGCCGATTCCCTTCGCCACCGATTGAAAATTTCAGAACCCGGTTCGGTGCAACTCCTCGAAGCATCTTCTGTATTTTTTGGAGAAGGGATTTTTGAAGACCTCAAAGCCGATTGGGACAAATGGAAAGAACGTGAAATCCCAAAATCTGATCTCATCCAATACCTAGAAAAACGCATTCGGTTTTTCAAACAACAAGTGACTCGCAATGCCAAAGATGAAATCGCCCAATTGGAACGCATTACAACCCTAACATTACACATTTGGGCCTTACAGAATATCGAAGACCTCACTCATATCGAACTTTTGAAAATGGACACCCCTGACCAACTCGTTCCCCTCTTTACCAATTTGTATAGAAAGGAATTGGAAGCTCCAATTTGGGAATTACTCGAATTACAAACGAAAGTGCGAAAACTAAAAGTGGACATTCGTTGGAAACGTGATGTCTCAAGAGAAGACATCCACGAAACCAAATACAAACTCATCTCATTACGAAATGACGAAGAGTTTATGATGAACCTTTGGGCCTAA
- a CDS encoding DUF1295 domain-containing protein: protein MDNILIPYLTAVIFTFCFMTLMWFWGKTRDNYAVIDVGWGLVIAGIATVLSYFGKGTLVAKLVVLIPVWVWAIRLSGFLYFTRIRTNHPEDKRYAGFRKDYGDKVHSKMFTNVFLLQGALALLLSFPFYFASQWNLYPNVGLFGPNGTLMVWIGWALFILGVIGESVADRDLHKFLSVQANKGKVCNLGLWKYTRHPNYFFEWVIWLGIGVIPILSTPEAMASLFTPVFMFVLLRFVSGVPFAEKYSLQSKGDLFREYMRTTNAFFPWFPKQ from the coding sequence TTGGACAATATTCTAATTCCGTATCTAACGGCTGTTATTTTTACTTTTTGTTTTATGACTCTCATGTGGTTTTGGGGAAAAACCCGAGACAATTACGCTGTCATTGATGTGGGTTGGGGTCTTGTGATTGCGGGTATCGCCACAGTCCTTTCTTATTTTGGAAAAGGGACTTTGGTTGCAAAATTAGTTGTCCTCATTCCTGTTTGGGTTTGGGCCATTCGGTTATCAGGTTTTCTCTACTTCACACGGATTCGCACAAACCACCCAGAAGACAAACGTTATGCTGGGTTTCGAAAAGACTATGGTGACAAAGTCCATAGTAAAATGTTTACCAATGTTTTTTTATTACAAGGGGCTTTAGCACTCCTTCTATCTTTTCCCTTTTACTTTGCCTCTCAGTGGAATTTGTATCCGAATGTGGGGCTCTTTGGTCCCAATGGAACGCTAATGGTTTGGATCGGTTGGGCACTCTTTATCTTGGGTGTGATTGGAGAGAGCGTAGCTGACAGAGACCTACACAAATTCCTTTCGGTTCAGGCAAACAAAGGTAAGGTGTGTAATCTTGGCCTTTGGAAGTATACAAGACACCCCAATTATTTTTTTGAATGGGTGATTTGGCTTGGGATTGGAGTGATTCCCATCCTTTCCACACCAGAAGCAATGGCTTCTCTTTTCACTCCTGTATTTATGTTTGTGTTGTTACGATTTGTATCCGGTGTCCCATTTGCTGAAAAATATTCACTTCAGTCGAAAGGAGATTTATTTCGTGAGTACATGCGCACCACAAACGCATTTTTCCCTTGGTTTCCAAAACAATAA
- a CDS encoding SDR family NAD(P)-dependent oxidoreductase — translation MELKESIVLVTGGSGGIGREIVRTLVLAGFSVWNLDKVRPKEPILQETYREVDLSETPFVVERSLSKILMESSDMGEIYGIVHTAGFGGPYHPITDVSIEEWESIFRINLTSLYLISKIVLPIFKKLKFGRIVAIASSLSIVGSGNSVAYSASKHGLVGFIKSIADEWGKFGITANAISPGYVDTNMGIQEDQISDHKSKIINQTPVKRIADPSEIARVVNFLLQKESGYITGANWTVDGGITAI, via the coding sequence ATGGAACTCAAGGAATCGATTGTTCTTGTGACAGGTGGCAGTGGTGGGATTGGACGTGAGATCGTGAGAACGTTAGTCCTTGCGGGGTTTTCTGTCTGGAATCTCGACAAAGTTCGGCCAAAAGAACCTATTTTGCAAGAAACCTACCGAGAAGTGGACCTTTCGGAAACACCCTTTGTAGTCGAAAGGAGTTTGTCCAAAATCTTGATGGAGTCCTCTGATATGGGGGAGATTTATGGAATTGTTCATACCGCTGGTTTTGGAGGTCCTTACCATCCAATCACGGATGTATCTATTGAAGAATGGGAATCCATTTTTCGCATCAATCTCACGAGTTTGTATCTGATTTCGAAAATTGTACTTCCTATCTTTAAAAAATTAAAATTTGGAAGGATAGTCGCCATTGCATCCTCATTGTCCATCGTAGGTTCTGGGAATTCAGTTGCATATTCAGCCTCCAAACATGGATTAGTTGGATTCATCAAATCGATTGCGGATGAATGGGGTAAATTTGGAATCACTGCCAATGCTATTAGCCCAGGATATGTGGATACAAATATGGGCATCCAAGAAGACCAAATTTCTGATCATAAATCAAAAATCATCAACCAAACACCAGTAAAACGAATTGCGGATCCTTCTGAAATCGCCCGTGTTGTTAATTTTCTTTTGCAAAAAGAATCTGGTTATATCACTGGAGCCAATTGGACCGTTGATGGTGGAATCACTGCCATTTAA
- the msrB gene encoding peptide-methionine (R)-S-oxide reductase MsrB — MKRNLLVSFLSVVILSLFTSFCCSPTANEQAKKPENSELRKKLTDLQYRVTQEDETEPPFQNEYWDNHEDGIYVDIVSKEPLFSSKDKFESGTGWPSFTKPLVKSNVVEIEDNTYGMIRTEVRSKLGDSHLGHVFDDGPKPTGKRYCMNSASMEFIPKSKLKERGFESFLKEFKP, encoded by the coding sequence ATGAAACGAAATTTACTGGTTTCTTTCCTTTCTGTCGTGATTTTGTCACTGTTCACTTCTTTTTGTTGTTCACCAACGGCAAATGAACAGGCAAAAAAACCAGAAAATTCCGAGTTACGTAAAAAACTGACCGACCTTCAATACCGTGTAACACAAGAAGACGAAACAGAACCTCCTTTCCAAAATGAATATTGGGACAACCATGAGGACGGGATCTATGTCGACATTGTCTCCAAAGAACCACTTTTTAGTTCCAAGGACAAATTTGAATCAGGAACAGGTTGGCCAAGTTTTACAAAACCACTTGTGAAATCCAATGTAGTTGAAATTGAAGACAATACGTACGGTATGATCCGAACAGAAGTTAGGTCAAAGCTGGGTGATTCTCATTTGGGGCATGTGTTTGATGATGGTCCAAAACCTACTGGCAAACGGTATTGTATGAATTCGGCGTCAATGGAATTTATACCCAAATCAAAACTGAAAGAAAGAGGTTTTGAATCGTTTTTAAAAGAATTTAAACCGTAA
- the efp gene encoding elongation factor P yields the protein MNLGITEVKKGMILKIENELYSVVKTEFVNPGKGSAFIRTKLKNIVRDSSIERTFKAAEKLESVDLERRKMQYCYADGDQIIFMDVNDYEQIPVSKDYVEDILPFMKEETPVEVSFYNDKPIGVTPPNFAILEVTYAEDGLKGDTTGLALKRVTVETGGEVQVPIFIKQGDTVKIDLRDLSYVERVNK from the coding sequence ATGAACTTAGGCATTACAGAAGTAAAAAAAGGAATGATCCTCAAGATTGAGAATGAGCTTTATTCCGTCGTCAAAACAGAATTTGTGAACCCAGGAAAGGGTTCTGCTTTTATCCGCACCAAACTGAAAAACATTGTCCGTGATTCTTCCATTGAAAGAACCTTCAAAGCAGCAGAGAAATTGGAAAGTGTGGATTTGGAACGTCGTAAGATGCAGTATTGTTATGCTGACGGTGACCAAATCATTTTTATGGACGTCAACGATTACGAACAGATCCCTGTTTCCAAAGATTATGTGGAAGACATCCTTCCCTTTATGAAAGAAGAAACACCAGTGGAAGTTTCTTTTTACAATGACAAACCAATTGGAGTCACTCCTCCTAACTTTGCGATCTTGGAAGTGACTTACGCAGAAGACGGTTTAAAAGGTGACACCACTGGTCTTGCTCTCAAACGAGTGACTGTAGAAACGGGTGGTGAAGTCCAAGTACCGATTTTTATCAAACAAGGGGATACGGTGAAAATCGATCTTCGTGATTTGAGTTACGTGGAGCGCGTTAACAAATAG
- a CDS encoding SDR family oxidoreductase: MTKKTHVFIFGIGSGIGEGLYNRFQKEKDPNCFVFGFSRKGKNQLSSFTLESPGTYRFDAKDNQTFVQFESLLNGLYGGKPKDSVSIIVYFALGDGVFGPISELSDVDLQSHLDLNVVSLLKLSRSFSRLLPKCSESTFVFLGSTAGKQGFPESALYCASKHAVLGICRALREEWKPFGSKVVHVSLGAVATEIWDTRPAFDKKDMVSVSDISEYLWCISQLPKSIFVDDLSITPKKGIL; this comes from the coding sequence ATGACAAAAAAGACCCACGTTTTTATATTCGGAATCGGTTCTGGAATTGGTGAGGGTCTTTACAATCGATTCCAAAAAGAAAAGGATCCAAACTGTTTCGTATTTGGATTTTCTAGAAAAGGGAAAAACCAATTATCCTCGTTTACTTTGGAATCCCCTGGCACTTATCGGTTTGATGCAAAAGACAACCAAACATTTGTTCAATTCGAATCATTGTTAAATGGATTGTATGGCGGCAAACCCAAAGATTCTGTTTCCATTATCGTATACTTTGCATTAGGTGATGGAGTATTTGGGCCGATTTCGGAACTTTCCGATGTAGATTTACAGTCACATTTAGATTTAAATGTTGTGTCCCTTCTCAAACTTTCCCGCAGTTTTTCCCGACTTTTGCCAAAATGTTCTGAATCTACGTTTGTATTTTTAGGTTCCACAGCCGGAAAACAAGGTTTCCCCGAATCCGCTTTGTACTGTGCTTCCAAACATGCGGTGCTTGGGATCTGTCGTGCCTTACGGGAAGAATGGAAACCCTTTGGATCGAAGGTGGTCCATGTTAGCCTTGGGGCAGTGGCAACCGAGATCTGGGACACAAGACCCGCATTTGACAAGAAAGACATGGTTTCAGTTTCGGACATTTCCGAGTATTTGTGGTGTATTTCGCAGTTGCCAAAATCTATCTTTGTGGATGACTTATCCATTACCCCAAAGAAAGGAATTTTATAG
- a CDS encoding DEAD/DEAH box helicase yields the protein MTKNDTEVGNDFQSFGLRPEILQGITEAGFESPSPIQKQAIPLVLEGKDLIAQAQTGTGKTAAYGLPCLNRINVEEGMQVLVLTPTRELALQVSDELYKLGKHLGIKTTTIYGGSSYSKQITQVAKGAQVAVATPGRLLDLLKGKELKNFKPSMVILDEADEMLDMGFMDDIESIFNLLPTKRQTLLFSATMPEPIKKLASKYQTHPAHVKIAPTEKSSKNIEQVYYVIDEAERETAVVRILDYENPFKAIIFTKTKKEADDLKATLGFKGYPVEALHGDLNQKQREQVLKSLHDGRVKILVATDVAARGLDVKDLSLVINYHLPFDSESYTHRIGRTGRAGKSGKAVTLVTTRESRALLRLKGTSGTNLTIAALPTKKEVHARREEDFLNKIVETEIHADAEDVLEKLLKLEDKRAVALKLLSNLLDKAKISGPEKIGKTPAEWSEMPPGGGSGGGRRRRDDGGGSGSRGGYRGGRSNSDRGERSDRGERKERGGESSRRSSTSSSSKKEGGVYVKAAGKKTQRFRNK from the coding sequence ATGACTAAGAATGACACCGAAGTTGGAAATGACTTCCAATCCTTCGGATTACGTCCTGAAATACTACAAGGAATCACTGAAGCAGGCTTCGAATCACCAAGCCCTATCCAAAAACAAGCGATTCCGCTCGTATTGGAAGGAAAAGATTTAATCGCACAAGCGCAGACCGGTACCGGAAAAACTGCAGCTTACGGACTCCCCTGTTTGAACCGAATCAATGTGGAAGAAGGCATGCAAGTGCTTGTTCTCACACCAACTCGGGAACTTGCATTGCAAGTATCAGATGAATTGTACAAACTGGGAAAACATTTAGGAATCAAAACCACCACGATTTACGGCGGTAGTTCCTATTCTAAACAAATCACTCAAGTGGCAAAAGGTGCCCAAGTTGCTGTCGCAACTCCTGGCAGACTCCTTGACCTTTTAAAAGGTAAGGAACTTAAAAATTTCAAACCATCAATGGTGATTTTAGACGAAGCAGATGAAATGCTTGATATGGGATTTATGGATGATATCGAATCCATCTTTAACTTACTTCCCACCAAACGCCAAACATTATTATTTTCTGCAACAATGCCCGAACCAATTAAAAAATTGGCGAGTAAATACCAAACACACCCTGCTCACGTAAAGATTGCTCCAACAGAGAAATCTTCTAAGAACATTGAACAAGTGTACTACGTGATTGATGAAGCGGAACGTGAAACAGCTGTTGTACGGATTTTGGATTATGAAAACCCATTTAAGGCGATCATTTTCACAAAAACCAAAAAAGAAGCTGATGATCTAAAAGCTACCCTTGGTTTTAAAGGATACCCAGTAGAAGCTCTCCACGGAGACTTAAACCAAAAACAAAGAGAACAAGTTTTAAAAAGTCTACATGATGGCCGAGTGAAAATCCTTGTGGCAACAGACGTTGCGGCACGTGGTCTTGACGTAAAAGATTTGTCTCTTGTAATCAACTACCACCTTCCTTTTGATAGCGAAAGTTATACGCACCGAATTGGTCGTACTGGCCGGGCTGGAAAATCAGGTAAGGCTGTGACTCTGGTAACAACAAGAGAATCAAGAGCCCTTCTCCGCCTCAAAGGAACTTCGGGAACGAACTTAACAATTGCCGCACTCCCTACGAAGAAGGAAGTTCATGCAAGAAGAGAAGAAGATTTCCTAAACAAAATTGTCGAAACCGAAATCCATGCCGATGCGGAAGATGTATTGGAGAAACTTTTGAAGTTAGAGGACAAACGTGCTGTCGCTTTAAAACTCCTTTCCAATCTGCTCGACAAAGCAAAAATCAGTGGCCCTGAAAAAATCGGAAAAACCCCAGCGGAATGGAGCGAAATGCCTCCTGGTGGTGGTTCTGGCGGTGGAAGACGTCGTCGTGACGATGGTGGTGGATCGGGAAGTCGCGGTGGATACCGTGGTGGAAGGTCCAACAGTGATCGTGGCGAAAGAAGTGACCGCGGAGAAAGAAAAGAACGTGGTGGAGAAAGTAGCCGCCGTTCCAGCACCTCATCCTCTTCCAAAAAAGAAGGTGGAGTGTATGTAAAAGCGGCTGGGAAAAAAACTCAGCGTTTTCGAAACAAGTAG
- the mtnB gene encoding methylthioribulose 1-phosphate dehydratase: MDLITSLQEITKLSHLYYSRQWMFATAGNLSTRDNLTYNQFWITASGKHKGELKESDFVCVSTLDGSLVQANDGLKPSAETSIHQVLYSQMPEVGSCLHVHTIDSNLLEFGVGKEEGCKEIPLPPIEIIKAFGIWDEKPNLTMPVFYNHTHVPTIANEIKRYFQNHGIPKVPFLLIEGHGPTVWGKTIAEANKHLEAVHFLLQVMARRI; this comes from the coding sequence TTGGATTTGATCACTTCTTTACAGGAAATCACCAAACTTTCCCATCTCTATTATTCACGGCAGTGGATGTTTGCCACTGCTGGGAATCTCTCGACCCGAGACAATTTAACCTACAATCAATTTTGGATCACAGCCTCTGGCAAACACAAAGGAGAACTGAAAGAATCCGATTTTGTTTGTGTATCAACACTTGATGGTAGTCTCGTCCAAGCGAATGATGGATTAAAACCATCTGCTGAAACATCCATCCACCAAGTTTTGTATTCCCAGATGCCCGAAGTTGGATCTTGTCTCCATGTTCACACGATTGATTCCAACTTACTCGAGTTTGGTGTCGGAAAAGAAGAAGGATGTAAAGAGATCCCACTTCCTCCCATTGAAATCATCAAAGCCTTTGGGATTTGGGACGAAAAACCAAACCTAACAATGCCCGTTTTTTATAACCACACACATGTTCCCACCATTGCAAATGAAATCAAACGATACTTTCAAAACCATGGGATTCCCAAAGTTCCCTTCCTTCTCATTGAAGGACATGGCCCAACGGTCTGGGGGAAAACAATCGCGGAAGCCAACAAACACTTAGAAGCCGTTCATTTTCTTTTGCAGGTGATGGCACGTAGGATATGA